In one window of Polynucleobacter sp. AM-7D1 DNA:
- the leuS gene encoding leucine--tRNA ligase has translation MSKDYDHRRIEAAARADWESAQAYKVAENAVDASGKPRPKYYACSMLPYPSGKLHMGHVRNYTINDVMARQLRMQGYNVLMPMGWDAFGMPAENAAIQNKVPPAKWTYDNIAYMKKQMAAMGLAIDWSREVATCSPDYYRWNQWLFLKMLEKGIAYRKTQVVNWDPIDQTVLANEQVIDGRGWRSGALVEKREIPGYYFNITAYAEQLLSGLDNLGWPERVKTMQQNWIGKSRGVRFAFKHEIADANGNFVQDGQLHVFTTRADTIMGVTFCAVAAEHPLATLAATNNPELSAFIEKCKTGSVIEADLATQEKEGMFTGLYVTHPLTNEPVPVWVGNYVLMSYGDGAVMGVPAHDERDFAFALKYDLPIKQVIALRTPSDMFNTSHWQDWYAQKDDVVCLNSGKYDGLSHEEAVEAVAKDLEQMGIGEIKTTYRLRDWGISRQRYWGTPIPIIHCGDESNPGCGAVPVPEADLPVVLPEDCVPDGSGNPLNKRADFLNVKCPKCGKPARRETDTMDTFVDSSWYFMRYTGPDANTMVDERNEYWIPMDQYIGGIEHAILHLLYARFWTKVMRDLNLITFDEPFQNLLTQGMVLNETYYSEEASGKKTWLNPLDVELELDEKGRPQSAKLKGDASSAPVIIGGVEKMSKSKNNGVDPQALIDQYGADTARLFVMFAAPPEQQLEWSSAGVEGASRFLRRVWMYASSQADAIRAASEVLPSDLNNAEKELRREVHTILKQANFDYQRRQYNTVVSAAMKMLNVLEPVKLGDKTTVRPAVLRECLSILIRVLYPVVPHLTHALWNEIACDQSFGSLLDAPWPAVDEAALIKTELTIMLQINGKLRGDIRVPADATKEQIEALALQSEPAMKALNGAAPKKVIVVPGRLINIVA, from the coding sequence ATGAGCAAGGATTACGATCACCGCAGAATTGAAGCTGCAGCACGCGCTGATTGGGAAAGCGCGCAAGCTTACAAGGTAGCTGAGAACGCAGTTGATGCTTCTGGCAAGCCAAGACCAAAATACTACGCTTGCTCCATGCTGCCTTACCCATCCGGTAAGTTGCATATGGGTCACGTTCGCAACTACACCATCAACGATGTGATGGCGCGACAACTGCGCATGCAGGGCTATAACGTACTCATGCCAATGGGCTGGGATGCGTTTGGTATGCCCGCTGAAAATGCAGCGATTCAGAATAAAGTGCCGCCAGCTAAATGGACATACGACAACATTGCTTACATGAAAAAGCAAATGGCAGCGATGGGTCTTGCGATTGATTGGTCGCGTGAAGTGGCTACTTGTAGTCCTGACTACTATCGTTGGAACCAATGGCTCTTTTTGAAGATGCTTGAAAAAGGTATTGCCTACCGCAAAACCCAAGTCGTGAATTGGGATCCCATCGATCAAACCGTATTGGCAAATGAGCAGGTGATTGATGGACGCGGCTGGCGCTCCGGCGCTTTGGTGGAAAAGCGCGAAATCCCGGGCTACTACTTCAATATCACTGCTTATGCAGAACAATTGCTTTCTGGTCTAGATAATTTAGGTTGGCCTGAGCGCGTCAAGACGATGCAGCAAAATTGGATTGGAAAAAGCCGCGGTGTCCGTTTTGCTTTTAAGCATGAGATTGCTGATGCAAACGGTAATTTTGTTCAAGATGGTCAGCTACATGTCTTTACAACCCGTGCTGACACCATCATGGGTGTTACTTTCTGCGCCGTTGCTGCGGAGCATCCATTAGCAACATTGGCGGCAACCAATAATCCTGAGTTATCTGCATTTATTGAGAAATGCAAAACCGGTAGCGTAATTGAAGCTGATCTTGCTACTCAAGAAAAAGAAGGTATGTTCACGGGTCTATATGTGACGCATCCGCTGACTAATGAGCCAGTACCGGTTTGGGTTGGTAACTACGTACTGATGTCCTATGGTGATGGCGCTGTCATGGGTGTGCCTGCGCATGATGAACGCGACTTTGCATTTGCCCTCAAATATGACTTACCTATTAAGCAAGTGATTGCTTTGCGCACTCCATCGGATATGTTCAACACTAGCCACTGGCAAGATTGGTATGCGCAGAAGGATGATGTCGTTTGTCTCAATAGTGGCAAATACGATGGCTTATCGCACGAAGAGGCAGTTGAGGCAGTGGCAAAAGATTTAGAGCAAATGGGTATTGGTGAAATCAAAACCACTTACCGTTTGCGCGATTGGGGTATCTCACGCCAGCGTTATTGGGGTACACCAATTCCGATTATTCATTGTGGCGATGAGAGTAATCCTGGTTGCGGTGCTGTGCCAGTGCCCGAGGCAGATTTACCAGTAGTGTTGCCCGAAGATTGCGTGCCAGATGGGAGTGGTAATCCGCTCAATAAGCGTGCCGACTTCCTGAATGTGAAATGTCCAAAATGTGGCAAGCCTGCACGTCGTGAGACTGACACTATGGACACCTTCGTGGATTCTTCTTGGTACTTCATGCGTTACACCGGCCCAGATGCGAATACCATGGTCGATGAGCGTAACGAATACTGGATTCCAATGGATCAGTACATTGGTGGTATTGAGCATGCGATTTTGCATTTGCTCTATGCACGCTTCTGGACTAAGGTCATGCGTGATCTCAATCTCATTACTTTTGATGAGCCGTTTCAGAATTTGTTGACGCAAGGTATGGTGCTCAATGAGACTTATTACTCTGAAGAAGCATCCGGTAAAAAGACTTGGTTAAATCCTTTGGATGTAGAGCTCGAGTTGGATGAAAAAGGCCGCCCTCAAAGCGCAAAATTGAAGGGTGATGCTTCTAGTGCCCCCGTCATTATTGGTGGCGTTGAGAAGATGTCTAAGAGTAAGAATAACGGCGTTGATCCTCAAGCTTTGATTGATCAATATGGCGCGGATACTGCGCGTTTATTTGTGATGTTTGCTGCCCCTCCTGAGCAACAGCTGGAGTGGTCTAGTGCCGGTGTAGAGGGTGCCTCACGCTTCTTGCGCCGTGTTTGGATGTATGCCAGCAGTCAGGCTGATGCAATCCGCGCTGCCTCTGAAGTATTGCCAAGTGATTTAAATAATGCTGAAAAAGAATTGCGTCGTGAAGTGCACACCATTCTGAAGCAGGCTAACTTTGATTATCAGCGTCGTCAATACAACACAGTAGTTTCTGCAGCAATGAAGATGCTGAACGTCTTAGAGCCTGTGAAATTAGGCGACAAGACTACAGTGAGGCCCGCCGTACTGCGTGAGTGTTTAAGTATTTTGATCCGAGTGCTGTATCCAGTGGTTCCGCACTTGACGCATGCTCTCTGGAATGAAATTGCTTGCGATCAATCTTTTGGCAGTCTATTGGATGCACCATGGCCTGCAGTAGATGAAGCTGCGCTGATAAAAACTGAGCTGACCATCATGTTGCAAATCAATGGCAAGTTGCGTGGCGATATTCGTGTGCCTGCGGATGCCACTAAAGAGCAAATTGAGGCTTTGGCATTACAAAGTGAGCCTGCTATGAAAGCATTAAACGGCGCAGCTCCTAAAAAGGTGATTGTGGTACCAGGTCGCTTAATCAATATTGTTGCCTAG
- the lptE gene encoding LPS assembly lipoprotein LptE, translating into MRVNQLRRTLLGFLALAPVSGLIACGYRLRGMVDLPYKVIAITGSPSPPLRTDLQTAILTGTDAKVAINPKDADLTLEITSDLNGREILAYNSNGQVSAYRLNIRVGFRAYDNTGADVVPEAEIYMTRDMDFSVSTVLATDVQMQQFLSLMRRDLAVQILRRVAATARAPRPKSF; encoded by the coding sequence ATGCGCGTAAATCAACTTCGACGTACTCTGCTTGGGTTTCTCGCTCTAGCCCCAGTCAGCGGGCTGATCGCCTGTGGCTACCGCTTACGTGGCATGGTGGATTTGCCCTACAAAGTCATCGCGATTACTGGTAGCCCATCACCCCCTCTGAGAACGGATCTACAGACAGCTATCTTGACTGGTACTGATGCAAAGGTGGCCATCAACCCTAAAGATGCTGACCTTACTTTAGAAATCACGAGCGATCTGAATGGTCGTGAGATCTTGGCTTATAACTCGAATGGTCAAGTTTCTGCCTATCGCTTAAATATACGTGTTGGGTTTAGGGCTTATGACAATACTGGGGCAGATGTCGTACCCGAAGCAGAAATTTATATGACTCGTGATATGGACTTCTCGGTATCGACTGTTTTGGCAACCGATGTCCAAATGCAACAATTTCTGTCTTTGATGCGTCGAGATCTTGCTGTGCAAATTCTGCGTCGTGTTGCTGCAACTGCCCGAGCTCCACGGCCTAAAAGTTTTTAA
- the holA gene encoding DNA polymerase III subunit delta, whose translation MVKSDALQVHLKSLNSVASLKPLYIFSGDEPLLMMEAMDQLRATAKKMGYTDREVLLQERGFDWTALLSAGQTMSLFGDKRWVELRIPIGKPGRDGADALKQFSAQIESQPVGPEGPDTIFCIILPKLDGKTKTSAWFTALDEAGMAIQLDSLDRSQLPQWIAGRLKKQGQEVQSGPDGQRALAFIAEQVEGNLIAAHQEIQKLGLLHPAGVLTEEQIRSAILKVARYNVFELTEAMLAGDLPRLNRMLDGLKGEGEPLVLILWSVTEELRILSKLKAASDAGESVQNLMRTNRIWGNKERLYPMALKRVQPLKLRRAMQLAAGLDRQAKGLHAAELPADPWDGLRLVGNLLR comes from the coding sequence ATGGTTAAGAGCGATGCCCTACAGGTTCACTTGAAGTCTCTGAATTCAGTCGCTTCATTAAAGCCCCTGTACATATTTAGTGGTGATGAGCCTCTCCTCATGATGGAGGCGATGGATCAATTACGTGCCACTGCGAAAAAAATGGGTTACACCGACCGTGAAGTTTTATTGCAAGAGCGCGGGTTTGATTGGACCGCCTTATTAAGTGCGGGCCAAACTATGTCTTTGTTCGGAGATAAGCGCTGGGTTGAGTTACGTATACCAATAGGTAAGCCTGGCCGCGATGGTGCGGACGCACTCAAGCAGTTCTCCGCTCAAATCGAGTCTCAGCCAGTTGGACCCGAGGGGCCGGATACGATTTTTTGCATCATCCTGCCTAAATTGGATGGCAAGACTAAAACTTCTGCTTGGTTTACTGCTTTGGATGAAGCAGGTATGGCGATTCAGTTGGATTCCTTGGATCGCAGTCAATTGCCGCAATGGATTGCGGGACGACTCAAGAAGCAGGGTCAAGAAGTGCAGTCAGGTCCAGATGGGCAGCGTGCCTTGGCTTTCATTGCTGAGCAGGTAGAGGGAAATCTTATTGCCGCTCATCAAGAAATTCAGAAGCTGGGTTTATTGCATCCTGCTGGCGTACTTACCGAGGAACAAATTCGGTCAGCAATCCTGAAGGTGGCTCGCTATAACGTTTTTGAACTAACTGAAGCGATGTTGGCTGGTGATCTGCCTCGCCTCAATCGCATGCTAGACGGCCTCAAAGGCGAGGGTGAGCCTTTGGTTTTAATTCTGTGGAGCGTAACTGAAGAGCTTCGGATACTATCGAAACTAAAGGCAGCAAGCGATGCTGGAGAGTCTGTGCAGAACTTAATGCGCACTAACCGCATTTGGGGCAATAAAGAGCGTTTATATCCGATGGCCTTAAAACGGGTGCAGCCTTTAAAGTTGCGCAGAGCAATGCAGCTAGCTGCAGGTTTAGATCGTCAGGCTAAGGGATTGCATGCGGCGGAATTGCCAGCAGATCCTTGGGATGGCTTGCGTTTAGTAGGCAATTTATTGCGCTAG
- a CDS encoding glutamate-5-semialdehyde dehydrogenase has translation MSNSTNTIQQMMQDIGRRARHASRSMARASSEQKNKALLHIAKLVRERSEEILRVNGLDVARSKTNGQDAAFIDRLTMTPKTIESMALGLEQIVSLEDPIGKITPLQKQASGIELGQMRVPLGVIGIIYESRPNVTIDAAALCLKSGNAVILRGGSEAIDSNALLAQLIQEGLDAANLPMDAVQVVTTTDRAAVGEMITMTEYIDVIVPRGGKSLIARLMAEARVPMIKHLDGICHTYIDAGADIAMAIKVCDNAKTQRYAPCNAMETLLVNKTIAPQVLPALCKIYQEKGVELRVDDQTRNTLEAAGFKDLVNATEEDWQTEYLAPILSIKTVADMDEAMGHIEQYGSKHTDAIITNNQAQANRFLREVDSASVMVNASTRFADGFEYGLGAEIGISNDKLHARGPVGLDGLTSLKYIVMGHGEIRT, from the coding sequence ATGAGTAATTCAACAAATACCATTCAGCAAATGATGCAAGATATTGGCCGACGTGCTCGTCACGCATCACGCTCAATGGCGCGGGCATCTAGCGAACAGAAAAATAAAGCCTTATTGCATATCGCCAAGTTGGTTCGTGAGCGTTCTGAAGAAATTTTGCGAGTAAATGGGCTTGATGTTGCTCGCTCAAAAACTAACGGTCAAGATGCCGCCTTTATTGACCGTCTCACTATGACTCCCAAGACGATTGAGTCTATGGCCTTGGGTTTAGAGCAAATTGTTTCTTTGGAAGATCCGATTGGCAAAATAACGCCATTGCAAAAACAGGCCTCTGGTATTGAACTCGGTCAGATGCGTGTTCCGCTCGGTGTGATTGGTATTATTTATGAGTCTCGTCCAAATGTGACAATTGATGCCGCAGCTCTTTGCTTAAAGTCAGGTAATGCGGTGATTTTGCGTGGTGGCTCAGAGGCGATTGACTCAAATGCCTTATTGGCGCAATTGATTCAAGAAGGCTTAGATGCGGCTAATTTGCCAATGGATGCAGTTCAGGTTGTGACCACTACAGATCGTGCCGCTGTCGGTGAAATGATCACCATGACTGAATATATTGATGTGATAGTGCCACGCGGTGGCAAGAGTTTGATCGCCCGCCTCATGGCAGAGGCACGTGTGCCGATGATTAAGCATTTGGATGGAATTTGTCATACCTATATTGATGCTGGCGCAGATATCGCGATGGCGATTAAGGTTTGCGATAACGCCAAGACCCAGCGCTATGCCCCTTGCAATGCGATGGAAACACTCCTGGTCAACAAAACCATTGCACCTCAAGTCTTGCCAGCGCTTTGTAAGATCTACCAAGAGAAGGGTGTGGAATTACGTGTTGATGACCAAACCCGAAATACTCTTGAGGCGGCGGGTTTTAAAGACTTAGTCAATGCCACTGAAGAGGATTGGCAAACAGAATATTTAGCGCCAATTTTGTCGATTAAGACGGTTGCGGATATGGATGAGGCAATGGGTCATATTGAGCAATATGGCAGTAAGCATACTGATGCCATCATTACTAACAATCAAGCGCAAGCGAATCGCTTTTTGCGTGAGGTTGATAGTGCCAGCGTGATGGTCAATGCCAGCACGCGTTTTGCCGATGGTTTTGAATATGGTCTGGGCGCAGAGATCGGTATTTCTAACGATAAATTACATGCTCGTGGCCCTGTAGGTTTAGATGGTTTGACTTCCCTCAAATACATCGTCATGGGTCATGGCGAAATTCGTACTTAA
- a CDS encoding CopD family protein gives MGNAYLWTKTLHIVLIASWFAGLFYLPRIFVNLADEKNPEVYARLLGMADRLFRFMTILAVPAVLLGLTLWLHFKIGAGEVWMHAKFFFVILVIGYHHACWGLLKKFRNGVNARSGVWYRWFNEVPVILLLIVTALVVIKP, from the coding sequence ATGGGTAACGCATATTTATGGACTAAGACACTTCACATTGTCTTGATTGCCTCTTGGTTCGCAGGCTTGTTTTATCTCCCACGTATTTTTGTGAACCTGGCGGATGAGAAAAATCCTGAAGTCTATGCACGTCTTCTCGGTATGGCTGATCGCCTCTTTCGCTTTATGACCATTTTGGCAGTACCTGCAGTCTTGTTGGGCCTGACACTTTGGCTGCATTTTAAGATTGGTGCCGGTGAGGTTTGGATGCATGCCAAATTTTTCTTTGTCATCTTGGTTATTGGTTATCACCATGCTTGTTGGGGCTTGCTCAAAAAGTTCCGTAATGGTGTTAATGCCCGCTCTGGAGTTTGGTATCGCTGGTTTAATGAAGTGCCTGTGATCCTTTTATTGATCGTGACAGCCTTAGTCGTGATCAAGCCTTAA
- a CDS encoding class I SAM-dependent RNA methyltransferase — translation MRFFVVCPGGLEVPLAQELASIAQRPDCKALGAWVIDPTPTSPTGGIGLAAPISATMALNLHSRIASRVLLQMAESPYRQEEDLYKLASGLAWEEWFSSKQTLRVDVTAHRSPLKSLNFATLKIKDAIVDRLRDVTGDRPSIDTAFPDVRVQAHLTATHATIYLDTSGEALFKRGWRDEKGDAPLKENLAAGILSITGWKPSQTLFDPMCGSGTFLIEAAQMALAIPPGAIRAGMYGDDAKPSRLAYRPLVTSAHGFGFQRLKPFNEAAEQKRWGSLKDTAHAEMMEKRKQFPDSESLGISGGDINERLVAMFKGNWQRAQLPGLPVTRQIDALASKPPSNVKEGVMLLNPPYGERLVIKGGRGQDRAAGGDMEPDSYEQAEEPEDRYAFNLETGRQSAKRSSRESLKKLQAQEEQDPKFVEFLRQFGQYLKDAFGGWNVFVLTADMSLPGQLRIKESKRTPLFNGPLECRLFKFEMHQKRDAAADLK, via the coding sequence ATGAGATTTTTTGTTGTTTGTCCAGGTGGACTGGAAGTGCCTCTTGCACAAGAGCTAGCAAGTATTGCGCAGCGCCCTGACTGCAAGGCTCTGGGCGCTTGGGTGATTGATCCAACACCAACTAGCCCTACAGGTGGTATAGGCTTGGCAGCCCCTATCTCTGCAACGATGGCATTGAACTTGCATTCACGAATTGCAAGTCGCGTACTGTTGCAGATGGCGGAATCGCCATACCGCCAGGAGGAGGATTTGTATAAGCTGGCCAGTGGTTTGGCTTGGGAGGAATGGTTTTCTTCTAAGCAAACCCTTCGAGTAGATGTGACTGCTCATCGCTCCCCACTTAAGAGTCTGAATTTTGCAACCTTGAAAATTAAGGATGCGATTGTCGATCGCCTGCGTGATGTCACTGGTGATCGCCCAAGCATTGATACCGCGTTTCCGGATGTGCGTGTGCAGGCCCATCTAACGGCCACTCATGCCACGATCTATTTGGATACTTCTGGCGAGGCCTTATTTAAACGTGGCTGGCGTGATGAAAAAGGTGATGCCCCTTTAAAAGAAAATCTTGCAGCAGGCATTCTGTCAATTACTGGCTGGAAACCCTCCCAAACTTTATTTGATCCGATGTGCGGTAGCGGTACCTTTTTGATTGAGGCTGCACAAATGGCTTTAGCTATTCCGCCAGGAGCCATTCGAGCGGGAATGTATGGCGATGATGCAAAGCCAAGTCGCTTGGCTTATCGTCCATTAGTGACTTCAGCTCATGGCTTTGGGTTTCAAAGACTCAAGCCTTTTAACGAGGCTGCTGAGCAAAAACGATGGGGCTCTCTGAAAGACACCGCACATGCTGAAATGATGGAAAAGCGTAAGCAGTTCCCAGATTCAGAATCTTTAGGCATTAGCGGTGGCGATATTAATGAGCGTCTGGTGGCAATGTTTAAAGGTAATTGGCAGCGTGCGCAGTTACCTGGCTTACCAGTGACTCGCCAGATTGACGCCTTGGCTAGCAAACCACCATCGAATGTTAAAGAGGGTGTCATGCTCTTGAACCCTCCATATGGTGAGCGCTTAGTCATCAAAGGTGGGCGAGGTCAGGATCGTGCTGCAGGCGGTGATATGGAGCCTGACTCCTATGAGCAAGCTGAAGAGCCAGAAGATCGCTACGCCTTTAATTTGGAAACAGGTCGTCAGAGCGCTAAACGTTCGAGCCGCGAGTCTCTCAAAAAGTTGCAAGCTCAGGAAGAGCAAGATCCAAAATTTGTTGAGTTCTTGAGACAATTTGGTCAGTACCTTAAGGATGCTTTTGGTGGTTGGAATGTCTTTGTACTCACAGCAGACATGTCCTTACCAGGGCAGTTGCGTATTAAGGAATCCAAGCGCACTCCTTTATTTAACGGTCCGTTGGAATGCAGGCTGTTTAAGTTTGAGATGCATCAAAAACGCGATGCTGCAGCGGATTTAAAATAA
- a CDS encoding rubredoxin, with translation MEFKTYMCLICGWVYDEAAGLPEEGIAPGTLWKDVPMNWTCPECGARKEDFEMMAI, from the coding sequence ATGGAATTTAAAACATACATGTGTTTAATTTGCGGTTGGGTTTATGACGAAGCTGCTGGCCTACCGGAAGAGGGTATTGCACCAGGCACCCTTTGGAAAGACGTGCCTATGAACTGGACTTGTCCTGAGTGCGGCGCACGTAAAGAAGACTTTGAGATGATGGCGATCTAA
- the hemL gene encoding glutamate-1-semialdehyde 2,1-aminomutase, whose protein sequence is MGQNDILFERAQKTIPGGVNSPVRAFRQVGGTPRFVAKAKGPYFWDAEGTRYIDLIMSWGPMIAGHANPEVVEAVKQAAETSFSYGAPTEGEIELAERISQLVPSIEQVRMVSSGTEATMSALRLARGYTGRDLIIKFEGCYHGHADSLLVKAGSGLLTFADSTQNAPSSGGVPHDLVKHTLVLPYNDVAAVKEVFERQGNQIAAVIIEPIAGNMNLIKPSKEFLSTLRQLTSQHGSVLIYDEVMTGFRVALGGAQSLQGITPDLTCLGKVMGGGMPMAAFGGKKEIMSKLAPLGNVYQAGTLSGNPVAVAAGLKTLEIISREGFYECLTGQTEKLMAGLKLAADEAGVPFSVDSVGGMFGFYFANEVPTSFEAVTKTDIEAFKKFFHLMLDQGVYLAPSAYEAGFTSITHDNAVLEEIIAAAKTAFKKL, encoded by the coding sequence TTGGGACAAAACGATATCTTATTTGAGCGTGCGCAAAAGACCATTCCGGGTGGGGTGAACTCGCCAGTACGCGCTTTTCGTCAGGTGGGTGGAACACCCCGTTTTGTTGCTAAGGCTAAAGGCCCTTATTTCTGGGATGCCGAAGGTACGCGCTATATTGATTTGATTATGTCTTGGGGCCCGATGATTGCGGGCCATGCAAATCCAGAGGTAGTTGAGGCTGTGAAGCAAGCTGCAGAAACCAGCTTTAGCTATGGCGCCCCTACCGAAGGTGAAATTGAATTAGCGGAGCGCATCAGCCAGTTGGTTCCTAGTATTGAGCAAGTGCGTATGGTCTCAAGTGGAACTGAAGCAACGATGAGCGCCTTGCGTCTTGCGCGTGGTTATACAGGGCGTGATCTTATTATTAAATTTGAAGGCTGTTATCACGGCCATGCTGATAGCTTGCTGGTTAAGGCAGGCTCCGGCCTCTTGACCTTTGCAGACTCCACTCAAAATGCCCCGTCATCTGGTGGCGTGCCACATGATTTAGTGAAACATACCTTGGTGTTGCCATACAACGATGTGGCAGCAGTAAAGGAAGTATTTGAAAGGCAGGGCAATCAGATTGCAGCAGTCATTATTGAGCCGATTGCCGGCAACATGAATCTGATTAAACCTTCAAAAGAATTTTTATCGACGCTGCGTCAGCTAACTAGCCAGCATGGCAGTGTGTTGATTTACGACGAAGTAATGACAGGCTTCAGGGTTGCTTTAGGTGGCGCTCAATCTCTGCAAGGCATTACTCCTGACCTCACTTGCCTTGGCAAGGTGATGGGCGGCGGCATGCCGATGGCTGCGTTTGGCGGTAAAAAAGAAATCATGTCTAAGCTCGCTCCGCTGGGCAATGTATATCAGGCTGGTACCTTGTCAGGCAACCCAGTGGCCGTAGCAGCAGGCTTAAAAACCTTGGAGATTATTTCTAGAGAAGGTTTCTATGAGTGTTTGACTGGTCAAACCGAAAAGCTCATGGCTGGATTAAAGCTGGCTGCGGATGAAGCGGGCGTACCGTTTTCTGTGGATAGTGTTGGCGGTATGTTCGGCTTTTACTTTGCCAATGAAGTCCCCACTTCTTTTGAAGCGGTGACTAAAACTGATATCGAAGCGTTCAAGAAATTCTTCCACTTAATGCTAGATCAAGGTGTTTACCTTGCACCATCAGCATATGAAGCTGGATTTACCTCTATTACTCATGACAATGCAGTGCTGGAAGAGATCATTGCTGCAGCAAAAACTGCATTTAAGAAGCTGTAA
- a CDS encoding symmetrical bis(5'-nucleosyl)-tetraphosphatase — MSKIYAVGDIQGCAPSLKALVKKLPTQSKMIFLGDLVNRGPDSLGALRYLKQLQEERRIECILGNHDLHLLAVDAGIRKTKGLDTVQPILDAPDKAELIHWLRHRPMALSNGKVLTVHAGVLPQWDLQQTIECAQEVEKALRKKSYKDFLANMYGNTPAKWNNSLKGYERLRVITNALTRIRFCTPTGTMEFESKEGFEDGPKGYIPWFKSPKRKTQDSLIYFGHWSTLGLLQHENVIGLDTGCVWGGKLTAMEIPESGKSNKNLEIIQVGGYNHPLRM, encoded by the coding sequence ATGAGCAAGATCTATGCCGTCGGTGATATTCAAGGGTGCGCACCATCCTTGAAGGCGCTCGTCAAAAAACTCCCCACTCAATCTAAGATGATTTTTTTGGGAGACCTCGTCAATCGCGGCCCAGACTCTTTGGGCGCTTTGCGTTATCTCAAACAATTGCAAGAAGAGAGGCGTATTGAATGCATTTTGGGAAATCATGACCTACATTTGCTAGCCGTAGATGCGGGCATTCGCAAAACCAAGGGACTCGATACTGTTCAACCCATCCTAGATGCTCCAGATAAAGCTGAATTAATTCATTGGTTACGCCATCGGCCAATGGCTCTTAGTAATGGAAAAGTTTTAACAGTTCATGCTGGGGTTTTGCCTCAATGGGATCTGCAGCAAACAATTGAATGCGCACAAGAAGTAGAAAAGGCACTCCGCAAAAAATCCTATAAAGATTTTTTAGCGAATATGTATGGCAACACTCCAGCTAAGTGGAATAACTCCCTTAAAGGTTATGAACGTTTACGCGTTATTACTAATGCACTAACCCGCATTCGCTTTTGCACTCCCACAGGCACAATGGAATTCGAGAGTAAAGAAGGTTTTGAGGATGGTCCGAAGGGTTATATCCCTTGGTTCAAGTCTCCCAAGAGAAAAACACAAGACTCCCTAATTTACTTTGGGCACTGGTCCACTCTAGGACTGCTGCAACACGAGAATGTCATCGGACTAGATACCGGTTGCGTCTGGGGTGGGAAGCTCACTGCGATGGAAATTCCAGAATCGGGCAAATCTAATAAGAATTTAGAAATTATCCAAGTGGGTGGTTATAACCATCCACTCAGAATGTAA